A DNA window from Ranitomeya imitator isolate aRanImi1 chromosome 2, aRanImi1.pri, whole genome shotgun sequence contains the following coding sequences:
- the LOC138666621 gene encoding gastrula zinc finger protein XlCGF17.1-like translates to MQHQSTPTREKSFSCSECQKCFISKSHLSIHERIHTKEKPYSCSECGKCFTQKGTLLCHQRIHTGEKPYSCLECEKCFSCKSHLDAHHRIHTKEKPFLCSTCGKCFTQKRTLDFHQRVHTGEKPFSCPKCGKCFGYKSYLVVHQRIHTNEKPHSCSECGKCFRNKWDLIRHQRIHAGDKTFLCPECGKCFNDRPTLRSHKRTHTE, encoded by the coding sequence ATGCAGCATCAATCAACTCCTACACGAGAGAAatccttttcatgttcagaatgtcagAAATGTTTTATAAGCAAATCACATCTTTctatacatgagagaattcacacaaaggagaaaccatattcatgttccgaatgtgggaaatgttttacacagaaaggaACGCTTCTTtgtcatcagagaattcacacaggggagaaaccatattcatgtttagaatgtgagaaatgtttttcaTGCAAATCACACCTGGATGCACATCATAGAATTCACACAAAGGAGAAACCATTTTTATGttccacatgtgggaaatgttttacacagaaaagaACGCTTGATTTTCAtcagagagttcacacaggggagaaaccattttcatgtccaaaatgtgggaaatgttttggatACAAATCATACCTAGTTgtgcatcagagaattcacacaaatGAGAAGCCACAttcatgttccgaatgtgggaaatgttttagaaacAAATGGGACCTGataagacatcagagaattcacgcaGGGGACAAAACATTtttatgtccagaatgtgggaaatgttttaatgacCGCCCCACTCTTCGCTCACATAAGAGAACAcacacagagtaa